A region of Carassius auratus strain Wakin chromosome 23, ASM336829v1, whole genome shotgun sequence DNA encodes the following proteins:
- the plagl2 gene encoding zinc finger protein PLAGL2, whose translation MAAAAADASHHIATLTLEDEERRGATKVFGGPAAGRTERETENEKEREREGRGSGNECLVCGALFSSQDKLRLHAFCHTGEKPFHCSQPHCPKAFSSKYKLFRHMATHSPQKTHQCSFCEKMFHRKDHLKNHLQTHDPNKEAFKCEECGKHYNTKLGYKRHMAMHSATAGDLTCKVCLQSYESTPALLEHLKSHSGKSSGGAKEKKHPCDHCDRRFYTRKDVRRHMVVHTGRKDFLCQYCAQRFGRKDHLTRHVKKSHSQELLKIKTESPDMLGLLGSGSPPCAVKEEISPMMCSMGPTKDSMMAKPFHGATPFPMGMYNPHHLQAMSNPGVGHHHSLVPGSLSTAMGMGCHMESPSSLHHHHPHHHHHHHHPHHHHHSPSPHQQQPPLQNQQQQHPQPPPKYQLGSTSYLLEKPLKVEMESFLMDLQSGLQVPPPPSTDPHSAASPNKEGMEPPAGLSDDLCGDPLMSKSPAVIAESLCAANMDFSHLLSFVPLSLQPYGAPMSSGGLVMGYSTSSTVSSSSSSSLSASSHAAEPHAATATAAVPLTSLQPQPQEQPGSGGGLGLGSLHPFPPVFSSSLSSTTLPRFHQAFQ comes from the exons ATGGCAGCAGCTGCCGCCGATGCCTCACACCATATTGCAACACTGACGCTGGAGGACGAGGAACGACGAGGCGCCACCAAAGTGTTTGGAGGTCCCGCTGCAGGgagaacagaaagagagacagagaacgagaaagagagggagagggaaggGAGAGGCAGTGGGAACGAGTGTTTGGTGTGCGGTGCCCTCTTCAGCTCACAGGACAAGCTCCGGCTCCACGCGTTCTGTCACACAGGAGAGAAACCTTTCCACTGTTCCCAGCCCCATTGCCCTAAGGCTTTCAGCTCCAAATATAAGCTCTTTAG GCATATGGCCACACACTCCCCGCAGAAGACTCATCAGTGCTCATTCTGTGAAAAGATGTTTCACCGCAAAGATCACCTGAAAAACCATCTGCAAACTCACGACCCCAACAAAGAGGCCTTTAAGTGCGAGGAGTGTGGCAAACACTATAACACAAAGCTGGGCTATAAGCGCCACATGGCCATGCACTCAGCCACAGCCGGTGATCTTACCTGTAAGGTGTGCTTGCAAAGCTACGAGAGCACGCCTGCACTCTTGGAGCACCTCAAGAGCCACTCAGGCAAGTCTTCAGGTGGTGCCAAGGAGAAGAAACACCCCTGTGACCACTGTGATCGTCGTTTTTACACAAGAAAGGATGTTCGCCGACACATGGTGGTTCACACAGGACGCAAAGACTTCCTGTGCCAGTACTGTGCCCAACGTTTCGGGCGGAAAGACCATCTGACGCGTCATGTCAAGAAGAGCCACTCGCAGGAGTTGCTGAAGATTAAGACAGAGTCTCCAGATATGTTGGGTTTACTTGGGTCTGGTTCTCCACCTTGTGCTGTGAAAGAAGAGATAAGTCCTATGATGTGTAGCATGGGACCTACCAAGGACTCGATGATGGCAAAGCCTTTCCATGGTGCCACCCCTTTTCCCATGGGCATGTACAACCCTCATCATCTCCAGGCCATGTCTAATCCGGGTGTGGGCCACCATCATTCACTGGTCCCAGGGTCTTTATCCACTGCCATGGGGATGGGTTGCCATATGGAGTCCCCATCATCACTGCACCACCACCATccacatcatcatcaccaccatcaccacCCTCACCATCATCACCACTCCCCATCTCCACACCAGCAGCAACCTCCCCTGCAAAACCAGCAACAGCAGCACCCTCAGCCACCGCCCAAGTACCAGCTCGGATCTACCTCATACCTGCTGGAGAAGCCCCTGAAGGTGGAGATGGAGAGTTTCCTGATGGATCTACAGAGTGGACTCCAGGTTCCTCCGCCACCCTCAACCGACCCCCACTCAGCAGCTTCGCCCAATAAGGAGGGTATGGAACCTCCGGCGGGACTGTCGGATGACCTTTGCGGGGACCCCCTCATGTCCAAGAGCCCCGCTGTCATCGCTGAGTCTTTGTGTGCTGCTAACATGGACTTTTCTCATCTGCTGAGCTTTGTTCCACTCAGTCTGCAACCCTATGGTGCCCCCATGAGTTCAGGAGGACTGGTCATGGGTTACTCCACATCCTCCAccgtttcttcctcttcttcctcatcaTTGTCAGCATCTTCGCATGCCGCCGAACCACATGCTGCCACAGCCACAGCTGCAGTGCCTCTTACCTCTTTGCAACCTCAACCTCAGGAGCAACCAGGCTCCGGTGGGGGTCTCGGTCTTGGGTCTCTGCACCCATTCCCACCAGTGTTCAGCTCTAGCCTCAGTTCGACCACTCTGCCTCGCTTTCACCAGGCCTTTCAATGA